Within the Mycobacterium gordonae genome, the region TCCGGTGACCACAACGTGACCTACGTCAGACAGGCGCCACCGGTGTTCTTCGGTCACCTGCCGCTGCAGATCGCCGCTACGCTGCTCTCGCCGACGGCCACGGCCGCCCTGATCTATGCGTTCGCGGCGACCGGCACCGTGCGCGACGACCTGGGCGGCTATCCGCCGGTCGACCCGCGGCCGCCTGTGGTGCCGCCCGCTCCCGCCAATCCGACAGTCCCCTAGAGCGGACGCCGGTGGATCTTGCGGCCGGTGATGACCTTGGCCGCAATCACGCCCAGGCGTGCCATACCGGCGTAGGTCATCGGATTGAACATGGTGGGCCAGGTGGTCCGGATGAGGTGGTCGGTGATGGGGCGACCGGCGAACCGGTCGATGAGCCAGCGCAGCGCCATCGGAGACGACAGCGGGTGCAGCAGCATGTGCTCGTTGAACGCGTCGCGGTGGTAGGTGACGTCGGCGCCGCCTGCCGAGTACGTGTCGGCCAGCGCGTCGATGTCGTCGACGCCGATGAGGTAGTCGTGCACGGCCTGCACGATCAGCACCGGCGGTGTCGGCACCGCGACGCCCAGGGTGGTGCTGTCGAAGACGTGCGTCACCGCGGGGGTGGCCAGGATGTCCTCCAGCGGCTCGTCCAGGTAGTCGGCCATGTTCTTCTTAGCCATCGAGATCACCGCTTCCGCGGTGGTCATCCGCTCCATGCTCTCGAGCATGGCCAGTCCGTCTTCGTTGGCGTGTTCCTTGATCACCGCGTCGAGGTCGGGGTAGGCGTGGGTCAGTGCCGCCACGACCATCGCGGGCAGGCCCGCAAGCAGGCTGCCGTTCAGTCGCTTGAAGGTGTTGCCCAAGTTGCCGACGGGTGATCCCAGCACCGCACCGACGATGTCGAGTTCGGGCGCGTACTCGCCGCACATCTCTGCGGCCCACGCGCTGGCCAAGCCGCCACCGGAATAGCCCCACAGGCCGATCGGCGCGGATGCCGGCACGGCGAGCCGCTCCGAATTGTGCACGGCCCGCAGTCCGTCCAGCACGCGGTATCCGGGCTCGTACGGGGTGCCCCACAGCCCGTGCAGGCCCTCGTGGTCAGGTACCGACACCGCCCACCCTTCGGCGACGGCGGCACTGATCAGCAGCAGTTCCAGCTGGGCCAGTGAGCCGACGGCCTTGGCGCGGCGCCGCAGGGCATAGGAGGGGAAGCACCGCGAAGAGATTGCGTCAATGGCGCACTGGTAGGACAGCAGCGGCATGGTCTTGCCGGGTGCGACTTCCTTTGGCAGCAAAACCGTCGTCACCGTCGCCTCGGGATTGCCGTTCATGTCGGTCGTCCGGTACAGCAGCTGGGTTGCCTTGCTGGACTGCGGGATGAGCCCCATGAAGGCCAGTTCGACGTCGCGGGAACGCAGCACGGTGCCTGGTGCGGCGTGCTGGAAGCCGGCGGGAGGTTGGTAGAACGGGTCGTCGGCGGGGAGCAGCGGGCGCACCTTGCGCTGCAACTCCTCGTGCGGAGGCCGCCCGATCCAGTCCGCCCCGGTTTCGCCACCCAGCTTCGCAAGCTCCACCATCAAGGCTCCCTTCATGGCCCTCGTCGCGCCCTCGGTGCCGATCCTGGGTCGCGGTCAGGCTGGTCACAATGCGGCGCCGGCTGCTCATCGCGGCCAGCGCCTCTTACTAGAATCTTATTTCGCCTTATCCAACTCTTATACAAACTACTGTACAAACCATCGACACGCCTAAAACAGCGCCGCGTGCCGCTCGTCACAATCCATTGTGGGCCCTATCCGGGTGGCCTCAGAGCGGCAAATTCGTCGGTGACCCGCAATTGGGAGTCAGTGAAGCGGTACAGCGCGGCCGGGCGGCCGCCGCTGCGGCCGGACTGGGCGATGGTCCCTGTGGCTGTGATGACTTTCCTACGGGCCAGCACGCGCTGCAGATTGGTCGCGTCGACCTGGTAACCCAGCGCCGCACCATAGATGTCGCGCAGTGTGGACAATGCGAATTCCTTCGGTGCCAGGGCAAAGCCGATATTCGTATAGGACATCTTGGCCACCAGGCGGGTGCGGGCGTGGGCCACCATGGTCCCGTGGTCGAAGGCCATCGGCGGCAGCGCGCTGACCGGATGCCAACGGGTGTCCGAGGGCAGTTCGGGAGTGGCCGGCAAGGGCACCAGGCCCAGGAACGTCGAAGCGATCATCCGCACGCCCGGCACCCGCTGTGGATCGGAGAACACCGCCAACTGCTCCAGATGGGACAACTCGCGCAGGTCGACCTTCTCCGCGAGTTGGCGACGCACCGAGGTGGTCATGTCCTCGTCGTTGCGCAGCTGTCCGCCCGGTAGCGACCACGCGCCGCGTTGCGGATCCTGGGCACGCTGCCATAACAACACGTTCAGCTGCGGTTTTCCGGTACGAGGGCCATCGGTAACCAAACGAACCTGGAACACGACGGCGAGCACTTCGTGGGCGGTGCTACCATGGGGCATGTTTTCGATTGTAAGTCGAAAACCTCCTGAGTGCGAAAGGAGCCGACCATGACGGTCTTGAATCGCATGGACACGCTCGCCGAGGGGCGATCGCAAGCGCGGCGAGGCCGGGCGCCGGGGGTCGGCGCCATTGGCGACGAGCTGTCGGCCCGCATCGTCAAAACGCCCACCGGCTTCTCCGGAGTCGACGGCGACGCGCAGTGGGCAGCCGAGATACGTCGGCTGGCGCGCTTGCGCGGTGCCACCGTGCTGGCCCACAACTACCAGCTGCCGGCTATCCAGGATGTCGCCGATCACGTCGGAGACTCGCTGGCGCTGTCGCGGATCGCCGCGGAGGCGCCGGAGGACACCATCGTGTTCTGCGGCGTGCACTTCATGGCCGAGACCGCCAAGATCCTCAGCCCGGACAAAACGGTGCTCATTCCCGACCAGCGGGCCGGATGCTCGCTGGCGGACTCGATCACGCCCGACGACCTGCGTGCGTGGAAGGCCGAGCACCCTGACGCCGTCGTCGTCTCCTACGTCAACACCACGGCGGAGGTCAAGGCACTCACCGACATCTGCTGCACGTCGTCGAACGCCGTCGACGTCGTCGCCTCCATCGACCCCGACCGCGAGGTGCTGTTCTGCCCGGACCAGTTCCTGGGCGCGCACGTGCGGCGGGTGACCGGCCGGCAGAACCTGCACGTGTGGGCCGGCGAATGCCATGTGCACGCCGGCATCAACGGCGACGAGCTCGCCGAGCGTGCTCGCGCCAATCCTGACGCCGAGCTGTACGTGCACCCCGAATGTGGTTGCGCCACTTCGGCTCTCTATCTGGCGGGGGAGGGCGCCGTCCCGGCCGAGCGGGTCAAGATCCTGTCCACCGGCGGGATGCTCGACGCCGCGCACCAGACCCGCGCCCGCAAGGTGCTGGTGGCCACCGAGGTCGGCATGCTGCACCAGCTACGCAGGGCGGCGCCGGACGTCGACTTCCAAGCGGTCAACGACCGGGCCTCGTGCAAGTACATGAAGATGATCACCCCCGCCGCCTTGTTGCGGTGCCTGGTGGAAGGCGCCGACGAGGTCCACGTCGATCCGGACGTCGCGGCGGCAGGAAAGCGCAGCGTGCAGCGCATGATCGCGATCGGCCAGCCCGGCGGTGGCGAATGAGCACCCGTCCGGTGTGGCGCGACAATGCCGATGTCGTCGTCATCGGCATGGGTGTGGCCGGCCTGGCCGCGGGCCTAGCCGCCCACCGTGCCGGGGCGCGTGTCGTCGTCCTGAACAAGGCGGCTGCAACGCGTGGCGTCACCGCGACCCACTATGCCCAGGGTGGCATCGCGGTGGTGTTGCCCGATAACGACGATTCCATCGACGCCCACGTGGGCGACACGCTGGCGGCCGGCGCGGGCCTCTGCGACCCCGACGCCGTGTACTCGATCGTCGCCGACGGGTACCGCGCCGTCACCCAATTGGTCGGTGACGGAGCACGATTCGACGAAGCCGTACCCGGCACCTGGGACGTGACCCGCGAAGGGGGCCACTCCCGGCGACGGGTGGTGCACGCCGGGGGCGATGCGACCGGAGCCGAAGTGCAGCGCACACTCGACCGCGCTGCCCGCACGCTGGACATCCGCAGCAGCCATGTGGCGCTGCAGGTCCTGCACGACGACGCGGGCGTGACCGGGGTCCTGGTGTCCCGGCCCGACGGCGCCGGCATCATCAGCGCACCGTCGGCGATCCTGGCCACGGGCGGCCTCGGTCATCTCTACAGCGCCACCACCAACCCGAACGGATCCACCGGCGACGGCATCGCGCTGGCGTTGTGGGCCGGTCTGGCGGTCAGCGATCTGGAGTTCATCCAGTTCCACCCCACCATGCTCTTCGTTCCCGGCGCTCAGGGCCGGCGGCCGCTGATCACCGAGGCCATCCGCGGCGAGGGCGCAATCCTGCTTGACAGTCAAGGCAATTCGATCACCGCGGGGGTGCATCCAATGGGGGACCTGGCTCCACGCGATGTGGTCGCGGCCGCCATCGACGATCGGTTGAAGGCGACCGGCGACATGTGCGCGTACCTCGACGCCCGGGGTATCGCGGGCTTCGCCTCGCGATTCCCGACCGTCACCGCCGCTTGCCGGGCCGCGGGCATCGACCCGGTCCGCCAGCCGATCCCGATCGTCCCGGGCGCGCACTACAGCTGCGGTGGTGTGGTCACCGATGTGTACGGCCACACCGAGCTGCCCGGTCTGTACGCGGCGGGGGAGGTGGCCCGCACCGGAATGCACGGCGCCAATCGCCTGGCCTCCAACAGCCTGCTGGAGGGGCTGGTGGTCGGCGGACGGGCCGGACAGGCCGCGGCCGCGCATGCGGTGGCCACGGGATGCCCGCGTGCCAAGATGCCCGAGCCGGTCCGGCGTACCGCGCCGCGGCGCGGCGACCTGCAACAGGCGATGAGCCGGGACGCTTCGGTGGTGCGTGACGCCGACGGGTTGCACCGGTTGGCCGACATGCTGAGTACCGCGCCCAGCCGCACCGTGACGTGCCGTCAGGATGCCGAGGATGTCGCTCTGACTCTGGCCGCTCGCACCGTGACGGCCGCCGCACAGGCCCGCGCCGAGAGCCGCGGCTGCCACCACCGCGCCGAGTATCCGTCGACTGGGACCGAACCGGCCCGTAGCGCACTGGTGCGGCTGGCTGCCGACGGCAGCTCGGTCGAGGTGGAGACCCTGGCGGGGGTTGGCAGATGAAGCTGGATGCCGCAGAGCGCGCTGATGCGATAGCGACCATTCGGCGCGGCCTGGACGAGGACCTGCGCTACGGACCGGACGCCACCACGCTGGCTACGGTGTCGGCGGACGCGCTGGCTAACGCGTCGATGGTGCCGCGCGAGCCCGGGGTTGTCGCCGGTGTGGACGTGGCTTTGCTGGCGCTCGACGAGGTGGTCGGCAGCGATGGCTACCAGGTGCTGCACCGGGTGGAAGACGGCGCGCGGGTGGGCCCGGGTGAGCCGTTGTTGACGGTTCGGGCCGAGACACGGGGCCTGCTGACGGCCGAACGAACCATGCTGAATCTGGTCTGCCACTTGTCCGGCATCGCCACGGTGACCGCGGCGTGGGTGGACGCGGTGGAGGGCACCAGGGCCAAGATCCGCGACACCCGCAAGACCTTGCCGGGGCTGCGGGCGCTGCAGAAGTACGCGGTGCGGGTCGGCGGCGGCGTCAACCACCGGTTGGGCCTGGGCGACGCGGCGTTGATCAAGGACAACCATGTGGCTGCCGCGGGGTCGGTGGTGGCGGCGCTCCGAGCGGTGCGGGCTGCCGCGCCGGAGCTGTCCTGCGAGGTGGAAGTGGACTCGCTCGAGCAGCTCGACGAGGTGCTGGCGGAGCAGCCGGAGTTGATCCTGCTGGACAACTTCCCGGTGTGGCAGACGCAGATTGCCGTGCAGCGCCGCGACGCGCGCGCCCCCGAAGTGCTGCTGGAATCCTCCGGCGGGCTCGGTCTGGAAACCGCCAAGACCTATGCGGGGACCGGGGTGGATTACCTCGCCGTGGGGGCGCTGACCCACTCGGTCCGGGTCCTCGACGTCGGCCTGGACATGTGAGTACGGCTAAAGCTCCGGAGGCGGGGCCGGCCTCCTGTTGACGCGTACCGCGATACGCGGCAGCAGCCTGCCCGGCGACCGCTGGATGTCATAGTCCCAATCCAGCCCCGTCCACAGTTGCCAGCCGCGCCAGCGGGCCAGCAGGACGAAACCGGCACCGACCACCGTCGCGACCACCATGCCCGCCGACGCACGCCCCACATAGTCGAAGGCCACCGCCACGACGCTGGCGGTCACCGCGCAGGTCGCATAGAGGGTGTTGCCGCCGAAGATCAGTGGCGTCCGTCGCACGGCCAGGTCCCGCAGTGCGCCGCCGCCCACCGCGGTGATGGTGCCCAGCAGAATCGCCGGCAGCCAGCCCAAGCCGACGTGCAACGTCTTCTGGGCGCCGGCGGCTGCCCAGCAACCTAGGGCCAGGGCATCGACCACCGGGAACACCAGTGCCCATGCGCGGTCGTGCACCGGAGTGAGGAAGGCGACGACGGCGCCGGCGAGAACGGCCAGCCCGTACAGGTAGTCGGTGAGTGCGATCGGTGGCCCGTGCTGTAGCAGGGTGTCCCGGATCAAACCGCCGCCCAGCCCGGACAACGTCGCCAACGCCGCGAACCCGATCGGATCCAGGTGCATCTCCCGGGCCACGAGTCCCCCCAGAATGGCGTTGCCGAACACTCCGGTCAGGTCGATCACCCGGAGGAATTCGCCAACGGTGTCGGTCACGCCATTACGTTAAACCGTCAGGAGCAGGCGTGTTGCGGCCTTTGCCGCCTCGAGTGCGGCCGTGTCGCCGCTGGTGCGGGACAGGATCAACGCCCCCTCGATCAGCGATATCACCACCAGTCCGGTCTGCTCGGCACGCGCCGCGGACCAGCC harbors:
- the nadC gene encoding carboxylating nicotinate-nucleotide diphosphorylase; its protein translation is MKLDAAERADAIATIRRGLDEDLRYGPDATTLATVSADALANASMVPREPGVVAGVDVALLALDEVVGSDGYQVLHRVEDGARVGPGEPLLTVRAETRGLLTAERTMLNLVCHLSGIATVTAAWVDAVEGTRAKIRDTRKTLPGLRALQKYAVRVGGGVNHRLGLGDAALIKDNHVAAAGSVVAALRAVRAAAPELSCEVEVDSLEQLDEVLAEQPELILLDNFPVWQTQIAVQRRDARAPEVLLESSGGLGLETAKTYAGTGVDYLAVGALTHSVRVLDVGLDM
- the nadA gene encoding quinolinate synthase NadA; amino-acid sequence: MTVLNRMDTLAEGRSQARRGRAPGVGAIGDELSARIVKTPTGFSGVDGDAQWAAEIRRLARLRGATVLAHNYQLPAIQDVADHVGDSLALSRIAAEAPEDTIVFCGVHFMAETAKILSPDKTVLIPDQRAGCSLADSITPDDLRAWKAEHPDAVVVSYVNTTAEVKALTDICCTSSNAVDVVASIDPDREVLFCPDQFLGAHVRRVTGRQNLHVWAGECHVHAGINGDELAERARANPDAELYVHPECGCATSALYLAGEGAVPAERVKILSTGGMLDAAHQTRARKVLVATEVGMLHQLRRAAPDVDFQAVNDRASCKYMKMITPAALLRCLVEGADEVHVDPDVAAAGKRSVQRMIAIGQPGGGE
- a CDS encoding NUDIX hydrolase — translated: MPHGSTAHEVLAVVFQVRLVTDGPRTGKPQLNVLLWQRAQDPQRGAWSLPGGQLRNDEDMTTSVRRQLAEKVDLRELSHLEQLAVFSDPQRVPGVRMIASTFLGLVPLPATPELPSDTRWHPVSALPPMAFDHGTMVAHARTRLVAKMSYTNIGFALAPKEFALSTLRDIYGAALGYQVDATNLQRVLARRKVITATGTIAQSGRSGGRPAALYRFTDSQLRVTDEFAALRPPG
- a CDS encoding L-aspartate oxidase; its protein translation is MSTRPVWRDNADVVVIGMGVAGLAAGLAAHRAGARVVVLNKAAATRGVTATHYAQGGIAVVLPDNDDSIDAHVGDTLAAGAGLCDPDAVYSIVADGYRAVTQLVGDGARFDEAVPGTWDVTREGGHSRRRVVHAGGDATGAEVQRTLDRAARTLDIRSSHVALQVLHDDAGVTGVLVSRPDGAGIISAPSAILATGGLGHLYSATTNPNGSTGDGIALALWAGLAVSDLEFIQFHPTMLFVPGAQGRRPLITEAIRGEGAILLDSQGNSITAGVHPMGDLAPRDVVAAAIDDRLKATGDMCAYLDARGIAGFASRFPTVTAACRAAGIDPVRQPIPIVPGAHYSCGGVVTDVYGHTELPGLYAAGEVARTGMHGANRLASNSLLEGLVVGGRAGQAAAAHAVATGCPRAKMPEPVRRTAPRRGDLQQAMSRDASVVRDADGLHRLADMLSTAPSRTVTCRQDAEDVALTLAARTVTAAAQARAESRGCHHRAEYPSTGTEPARSALVRLAADGSSVEVETLAGVGR
- a CDS encoding lipase family protein, which produces MVELAKLGGETGADWIGRPPHEELQRKVRPLLPADDPFYQPPAGFQHAAPGTVLRSRDVELAFMGLIPQSSKATQLLYRTTDMNGNPEATVTTVLLPKEVAPGKTMPLLSYQCAIDAISSRCFPSYALRRRAKAVGSLAQLELLLISAAVAEGWAVSVPDHEGLHGLWGTPYEPGYRVLDGLRAVHNSERLAVPASAPIGLWGYSGGGLASAWAAEMCGEYAPELDIVGAVLGSPVGNLGNTFKRLNGSLLAGLPAMVVAALTHAYPDLDAVIKEHANEDGLAMLESMERMTTAEAVISMAKKNMADYLDEPLEDILATPAVTHVFDSTTLGVAVPTPPVLIVQAVHDYLIGVDDIDALADTYSAGGADVTYHRDAFNEHMLLHPLSSPMALRWLIDRFAGRPITDHLIRTTWPTMFNPMTYAGMARLGVIAAKVITGRKIHRRPL
- a CDS encoding trimeric intracellular cation channel family protein, which produces MTDTVGEFLRVIDLTGVFGNAILGGLVAREMHLDPIGFAALATLSGLGGGLIRDTLLQHGPPIALTDYLYGLAVLAGAVVAFLTPVHDRAWALVFPVVDALALGCWAAAGAQKTLHVGLGWLPAILLGTITAVGGGALRDLAVRRTPLIFGGNTLYATCAVTASVVAVAFDYVGRASAGMVVATVVGAGFVLLARWRGWQLWTGLDWDYDIQRSPGRLLPRIAVRVNRRPAPPPEL